A single genomic interval of Chryseobacterium paludis harbors:
- a CDS encoding reprolysin-like metallopeptidase: protein MKKKILLICVLAAGFTGAYAQRWEPASKVSPTRKEVDVKYAYRVDLASLRNLLKDAVETGNGAKPVVISLPTVDGKIEKFAVYNNPVMEKSLADRYQLGSYVGVGIDDPSKYLRFSTSPTEMQSMIIKDGQYQFIEPVTADKQTYGVFYKTKRTNGGHGFDCSTEEKDLKDIQSLLQNGKKNLSSVGITSRPSSTKYRTYKLALSVTGEYTQHFGGTVAGAVTQMNATMTRVNGVFEKDFGVKLIVQDLPGIIYTNAATDPYSIADDMGNWNLELQNTLTANVGNAAYDIGHLFGATGGGGNAGCIGCICVNPTAADPEGKGSGYTSPADGNPNGDTFDIDYVAHEMGHQIGGNHTYSMSTESSGVNIEPGGGTTIMGYAGITQDNVQLNSDAYFHYASINQILTNLESKPAACGVSQDITTNTPPVIAPLTAYSIPKGTAYYLDATATDAQSDPLNYTWEQYDSVDSFASISGDSGWGYNTKGSLARSFFGTASGRRYFPSMPLVMNGVLTNKATWETVPYVPRTLHYAVTVRDENNARPMLSSSETTVTVGNDGPFKFNGLTASSVLYNNATNTIHWEVANTNAAPYNVTNVKIDYTTNNGTTWTDLVASAPNTGSYSAQMPGSLTGTVKFRISAVGNIFYAVSPQVTIGTAPTSTTNAPTGVATIDTEVFKTTARVDWNSVPGATYSVNYRKAGTTNWSNATSPVNSVVLNNLEDETNYEVQVAAVVNSVPGTFSSNYTFKTKGLKTGVDYCLMTTGGNNMLSTFYSALLSMSLSNLTHSEGGTLPDISKTYKDYSEDPTKLINLTKGTQYTLSYSDYANRAGGQYNDWFQVWIDYNRNGVFEASELIGAKNAIPNANARHTGTVVFTVPATAYSGDKTLRMRVASTFFNAVSDPCGSPSVPAGGGQFVSAGSFRDFPVKITGALAVDEVKGTNSEIEIYPNPADTFVEVKNLKGKADYKIYSAEGRLVQSGKLDGQRINVASLIKGMYVITITSESKTYNTKLIKK, encoded by the coding sequence ATGAAAAAGAAAATTTTACTCATTTGTGTATTGGCTGCTGGTTTTACTGGAGCTTATGCACAGAGATGGGAGCCTGCTTCAAAGGTTTCCCCAACGAGAAAAGAGGTAGATGTTAAATATGCTTACAGAGTAGATTTAGCGTCACTTAGGAACCTTTTAAAAGATGCCGTAGAAACGGGGAATGGTGCGAAACCTGTAGTTATTTCTTTGCCAACCGTAGATGGTAAGATTGAAAAATTTGCGGTTTATAATAATCCCGTTATGGAAAAGTCTCTGGCAGACAGATACCAGTTGGGGTCTTATGTTGGGGTAGGAATTGATGATCCTTCAAAATATCTTAGATTTAGTACTTCTCCTACCGAGATGCAGTCTATGATCATTAAAGACGGGCAATATCAGTTTATAGAACCGGTAACTGCTGATAAGCAGACTTATGGTGTGTTCTATAAAACAAAGAGAACAAATGGGGGACACGGTTTTGACTGTTCAACAGAGGAAAAAGATCTTAAAGATATACAGTCTTTATTGCAAAACGGAAAAAAAAATCTTTCTAGTGTAGGAATTACGAGCAGACCATCAAGTACAAAATACAGAACCTATAAGTTAGCATTATCTGTTACAGGAGAATATACTCAGCATTTTGGTGGTACCGTGGCCGGTGCTGTAACGCAAATGAATGCAACAATGACCCGTGTAAACGGAGTATTTGAAAAAGATTTTGGAGTTAAATTAATAGTTCAGGATTTACCGGGAATTATTTATACAAATGCTGCTACGGATCCTTATTCTATTGCTGATGATATGGGAAATTGGAATTTAGAGTTACAAAATACTTTGACTGCCAATGTTGGGAACGCTGCTTATGATATTGGTCATTTGTTTGGAGCTACAGGAGGTGGCGGTAACGCAGGATGTATTGGATGTATCTGTGTGAATCCTACAGCTGCAGATCCTGAAGGAAAAGGATCCGGATATACTTCTCCTGCTGATGGAAATCCAAACGGTGATACTTTTGATATCGATTATGTAGCTCATGAAATGGGGCATCAGATAGGAGGTAATCACACCTATTCTATGAGTACTGAGAGTTCAGGGGTGAATATAGAACCCGGTGGAGGAACAACCATTATGGGATATGCAGGAATTACACAAGATAACGTACAGTTGAATTCTGATGCTTATTTCCATTATGCTTCAATTAATCAGATCCTAACTAATCTTGAGAGTAAACCAGCGGCTTGTGGGGTGTCTCAGGATATTACGACCAACACTCCGCCTGTAATTGCTCCTCTTACGGCATATAGCATTCCTAAAGGAACAGCTTATTATCTTGATGCTACGGCGACAGATGCTCAGAGTGATCCTTTAAATTATACCTGGGAACAGTATGACAGTGTTGATAGCTTTGCTTCAATTTCTGGAGACAGTGGATGGGGATATAATACTAAGGGATCTTTAGCAAGATCTTTCTTTGGAACAGCAAGTGGAAGAAGATATTTCCCAAGTATGCCTTTAGTAATGAATGGAGTTCTTACTAATAAAGCTACATGGGAAACAGTTCCTTATGTACCTAGAACATTACATTATGCGGTAACAGTAAGAGATGAGAATAATGCAAGACCAATGTTGTCTTCTTCTGAAACTACTGTGACTGTTGGAAATGACGGACCATTTAAATTCAATGGCCTTACCGCTTCTTCAGTATTGTATAATAATGCAACAAATACCATTCATTGGGAAGTAGCCAATACAAACGCTGCTCCATATAATGTTACGAATGTCAAAATAGACTATACAACAAACAACGGAACGACATGGACGGACTTGGTCGCTTCTGCTCCTAATACAGGTAGTTATTCTGCGCAAATGCCAGGTAGCCTAACAGGTACTGTTAAATTCAGAATATCTGCAGTTGGAAACATCTTCTATGCAGTATCTCCTCAGGTTACTATAGGAACTGCTCCAACATCAACAACGAATGCTCCAACAGGAGTTGCAACTATTGATACGGAAGTTTTCAAAACAACAGCAAGAGTAGATTGGAACAGTGTGCCTGGTGCTACTTATTCAGTCAATTACAGAAAAGCAGGGACTACAAACTGGTCCAATGCAACAAGTCCAGTAAATTCAGTAGTTCTTAATAACCTTGAAGATGAAACGAATTACGAGGTGCAGGTTGCTGCTGTAGTGAATTCTGTTCCGGGGACATTCTCCAGTAACTATACTTTCAAAACGAAAGGACTGAAGACTGGAGTTGACTACTGCTTAATGACGACAGGAGGAAATAATATGCTTAGTACATTTTATAGTGCACTTCTATCAATGTCTTTATCTAACTTGACGCATTCTGAAGGTGGTACGTTGCCAGATATCTCTAAGACTTATAAAGATTATAGTGAGGATCCTACTAAACTGATCAATTTAACAAAAGGGACTCAGTATACACTATCTTACTCAGATTATGCAAACAGAGCAGGTGGTCAATATAATGACTGGTTTCAGGTTTGGATCGATTATAACAGAAATGGTGTTTTTGAAGCTTCAGAATTGATAGGAGCAAAAAATGCTATTCCTAATGCTAATGCAAGACACACAGGAACAGTAGTATTTACGGTACCTGCAACGGCATATTCCGGAGATAAAACTTTAAGAATGAGAGTCGCAAGTACTTTCTTTAATGCAGTGAGCGATCCATGTGGTAGCCCATCTGTTCCAGCAGGAGGAGGTCAGTTTGTTTCAGCAGGTTCTTTCAGAGATTTCCCTGTGAAAATTACCGGAGCTTTAGCTGTAGATGAAGTAAAAGGAACAAACTCTGAAATCGAAATTTATCCAAATCCGGCTGATACTTTTGTAGAGGTTAAAAATCTGAAAGGAAAAGCTGATTACAAGATTTACAGTGCTGAAGGAAGATTGGTACAAAGTGGTAAACTGGATGGTCAGAGAATTAATGTTGCTTCATTAATAAAAGGAATGTATGTCATTACTATTACAAGTGAAAGCAAAACATATAATACGAAGTTAATTAAGAAATAA
- a CDS encoding prolyl oligopeptidase family serine peptidase — MNFKPILLTAGVLFSASFYSQKMTYPKALKGTQTDTYFGTAVADPYRDLENDSEPTKKWVDEEVAFSQNYLSKIPFREKIKSQLRDIWNYEKISAPFKEGDYTYYSKNDGLQAQSVLYRTNNATKATEVFLDPNKFSEKGTTSLSQLSFNKKGNLVAYSISEGGSDWNKIIIIDAITKKQIDETLVDVKFSGISWQGDEGFYYSSYDKPKEGTVLSGMTDKHKVFFHKLGTKQSSDQLIFGGDKTPRRYLGAGVSEDQRYLIISAANATNGNELYIKDLKNGGDFVQINTGFDINASIVDTEGDDLFIATDKDAPNMRLVKTNIRNPSPDNWKDVIPQTENVLGISTGGGYFFATYMVDAVDQVKQYDKTGKLVREISLPGKGNVSGFGGKEKEKELYFSFTNYITPGTTYKFNADSGKSEVYEKPKVKFNPEDYISEQVFYTSKDGTKIPMMINYKKGTKLDGKNPTILYSYGGFNISLQPSFSVVNAIWMENGGIYAVPNIRGGGEYGKKWHDAGTKMQKKNVFEDFIAAGEYLQSKKYTSKEYMALSGRSNGGLLVGATMTMRPDLAKVAFPGVGVLDMLRYNKFTAGAGWSYDYGTAEDNKEMFDYLKSYSPVHNVKAGTCYPSTMIITSDHDDRVVPAHSFKFGAELQEKQACKNPVLLRIEKNAGHGAGRSTEQVIGENADLISFALFEMGIKNIN; from the coding sequence ATGAATTTTAAACCTATCTTATTAACGGCTGGAGTTTTATTTTCAGCATCTTTTTATTCACAAAAAATGACTTATCCTAAAGCATTAAAAGGTACTCAAACTGATACATACTTCGGAACTGCTGTGGCAGATCCATATAGAGATTTAGAGAATGATTCGGAGCCTACGAAAAAATGGGTGGATGAAGAAGTGGCTTTCAGCCAGAATTATCTTTCAAAAATACCTTTCAGAGAAAAGATTAAGAGTCAACTAAGGGATATCTGGAATTATGAGAAAATTTCAGCACCTTTCAAGGAAGGAGATTATACATATTATTCTAAAAATGATGGATTGCAGGCACAGTCTGTTTTATATAGAACAAACAATGCGACAAAAGCGACAGAAGTATTTCTGGATCCTAATAAATTTTCAGAAAAAGGAACGACTTCACTTTCGCAGCTATCATTCAATAAAAAGGGGAATTTAGTAGCCTATTCTATTTCTGAGGGTGGAAGTGACTGGAATAAAATTATCATCATCGACGCGATTACCAAAAAGCAGATTGATGAAACACTGGTAGATGTGAAGTTCAGTGGAATTTCATGGCAGGGAGATGAAGGTTTCTATTATTCCAGCTACGATAAACCAAAAGAAGGGACTGTGCTTTCAGGAATGACAGATAAGCATAAAGTGTTTTTCCACAAACTAGGAACAAAGCAATCTTCAGATCAATTAATATTTGGCGGTGATAAAACACCAAGAAGATACTTGGGAGCTGGAGTTTCTGAAGATCAAAGATATCTTATTATTTCTGCTGCTAATGCTACAAATGGGAATGAGTTATATATAAAAGATTTAAAGAATGGCGGTGACTTTGTACAAATTAACACCGGATTTGATATTAATGCTAGTATTGTAGATACTGAAGGGGATGATCTGTTTATTGCTACAGATAAAGATGCTCCGAATATGCGTTTGGTAAAAACAAACATCAGAAATCCTTCTCCGGATAATTGGAAAGATGTAATTCCTCAGACTGAAAATGTGTTAGGAATTTCTACGGGTGGTGGATACTTCTTTGCAACCTATATGGTTGATGCTGTTGATCAGGTAAAGCAATATGATAAAACGGGTAAATTAGTTAGAGAGATTTCGCTTCCGGGAAAAGGAAATGTTTCAGGCTTCGGAGGTAAAGAAAAAGAAAAAGAGCTTTATTTTTCTTTTACCAATTACATTACCCCTGGAACGACCTATAAATTCAATGCAGATTCTGGTAAATCGGAGGTTTACGAAAAACCAAAAGTGAAGTTTAACCCGGAAGATTATATTTCAGAGCAGGTATTTTATACATCAAAGGATGGAACAAAAATCCCGATGATGATCAATTATAAAAAAGGAACAAAGCTGGATGGTAAAAATCCCACGATTCTTTACTCTTATGGAGGTTTTAATATTAGTTTGCAGCCTTCATTTTCAGTCGTAAATGCGATTTGGATGGAAAATGGTGGTATTTATGCTGTTCCAAACATTCGTGGTGGTGGTGAGTATGGAAAGAAATGGCACGATGCAGGAACTAAAATGCAAAAGAAAAATGTTTTTGAAGATTTTATTGCTGCAGGAGAATATCTTCAAAGTAAGAAATATACTTCAAAAGAATATATGGCACTTTCTGGAAGATCAAATGGTGGATTATTAGTTGGAGCCACAATGACCATGAGACCGGATCTTGCAAAAGTTGCGTTTCCGGGAGTTGGAGTACTTGATATGTTGAGGTATAATAAATTTACAGCTGGAGCGGGATGGTCTTACGATTATGGAACAGCAGAAGACAACAAAGAAATGTTTGATTATTTAAAGTCCTACTCACCTGTTCATAATGTAAAAGCAGGAACATGCTATCCCTCAACAATGATTATTACAAGTGATCACGACGACAGGGTAGTTCCGGCGCATTCATTTAAATTTGGAGCAGAACTTCAGGAAAAACAAGCATGTAAAAATCCTGTATTATTAAGGATAGAAAAAAATGCAGGCCACGGAGCTGGTAGATCCACGGAACAGGTTATAGGTGAAAATGCAGATTTAATTTCTTTTGCTCTTTTTGAAATGGGAATTAAAAATATTAATTAA